A stretch of DNA from Triticum dicoccoides isolate Atlit2015 ecotype Zavitan chromosome 2A, WEW_v2.0, whole genome shotgun sequence:
AAGGAGTTGATATACAAGGATTAGACAAGGCATACACAAGGGCATGACATAAGGGCATCTTTGTCCCCTCTTGACACAAGATTACATAAGACATACACAAGGAGCACCTGACTACATGACATAAGGGCCTCTTTGCCCCCTCTTGACTACATTCTTTCTCTGGCCACttcttcccttccctttcctttactTTTCTTTCTTTTCCCTTCTTTAGCCAATTCtttcctttcattttcttttcctATTGCAATTTCCATTTCTTCTATAATGGCCCTAGTATCAACAACTACCTGACTGTCGCAATATACACTGATGATTTCCCTGCCAGCATTCTGAATGCGATCCTTGTGTAAGTGGGGCAACTTATATTGATTTCCTCCTTTGCCTTTCATAACTTCAAACATAACTGCTTCTAATGTGATAAAGCTTCTGTGCAACTTGTCGGGATCGTAGTTCTCGAATTCCTCTTCCACACCCTGTACCAGTTCCTGGATGTTTGTAGGTGACCTGCAGTCGGTTAGAGACTGGAGAGAGGTAAGGAAGCAGAGGTCCAAACAATTTAAATCAGGGCTATTTGGGGGCTGTTGTAGCAATCGGATGTCAAGATCAGTTTGTTCCACAGCTTCTCGAAAAGCTACATCATTGGGAAGGACATGGGGCTTTGCATTATCCTGTTGGATGAATATTGTTGCTCCCTCGTCATCATCAGGCCACTTATCCTGAATTGTCGGGATAACCTTATTGATTAGATAATCTCTGCACACAGGCCTAGTTACTTTCACTGATGTCAACACTTTTGTTCCCTTTGTTCTGTTATGACTTGTCCGCTTCGCCTCAGTCTCTTCAACGAATGCCCAAATGCCAATCTTCCCATCGAATGTTAGCTCCCCCTCATTGTTATATCGAGGCCTGGCAACAGCTGTTAGGAACATCACCTTCCAAATGCTGTGAGTGTTTGACACGGTGCGCTTCGGCTCAGGTTCTCCTGGAAGTACATAGTAACTATTCTTCACTCTCGTCATGTCAAACCACTTCTCATCGATGTGAACCATATTCGTCATTGGTTTAAACATAGCCCGAGAAGTTGAGATTGAATTGTCATCGACCATGGACATACAAAATTTCAATCTCGCCAGCTTGTTCTCTAGCTTGAGGTGAGGCTTCACGGTGCTTGTGATGCGGTTGAGCTCATTCAACTGGAACCTCTTATGTAGGGTCGATCGGGCCACACCTAGAGACCGTGCCAGAGATCAAATTGTCCTTCTTTTATTTAGTGGGATTGTTGAGGTCCTCTCTAGATCCAGCTCCTTTCTCTTTCGACCAGATCTTCCTGGCTTCTTGCTTGAGACATCTACTTCTTTGCCATCGGCAATTTGctttttggcttcttcccagattcTTTCAACAGATCGTACACTTATGTCCAACAGGTTTGAGACTAGCAGCTTGTCGTCTGGTTGAACAGACCCATCTCTGAGCTCGATTACCAGCAAAGCGAAGTAAACACCATGCCTCTCCTTGTCTGAcaattctcttctcttctcttgaaGTATCCAATTCATAACTTCACCCTCTTCCTCTTGAGCTTCGTCCTCTTTCCCTTCATCTTCTTGAGGCATCCAATTCATAGCTTCATCGTCTTCCTATtgaggcatcaagttcaaatcCATAGTTCCATTCTCtgccacttgaggttcctcctATTCAGGGATCCAATTCAAATTAATaccttcatcgtcttcctcttgaggcatcaagttcaaatcAATAGTTTCATGTTCTTCCTTTtgaggcatcaagttcaaatcCATAGTATGTTTCCTGCCATTAATGACAAAAGATGAGTACACCATGGTACCATAACAAGAATATACACACACAAAATGAGTATGCAAGTCAAACAAGAAATAGGTGCCATGGCACCATTTCTAGTTTGGTTGCCACGGTAGCCAAACAAGAAATGCTGCCATGGCAGCCAAACACTTTGCTCTAACCATAAGCCATTTTCTCTAGTTAGAGTAGTTAACAGAATTTTACTCTAGTTAGAGTAGTTTTGCTGAATTTTACTTGCTCATAGTACCATGCCTATGGTAGAAAAGTGTCAAGAAAATATACTCCTGTCAATAGAATCAAAACTGATTTATTACCTTTGCATATAAACTACTCCTAGTGAATTAGCATCAATAATTGTAGTTTAACTGAATTTTACAAAATCTGACCAAATGTGTAGTTAGTCAGTGAGCTACAGATCATTTGCACTTGACAATGTTTGTGACCATTTGCTTTTACAAAATCTGAACCAATGTGGCTCTACAAATCATAGCAGGAAGTACTTTGGCTCTACTGAAAATTGTTTGAAATAGGAAAATGGATCATAATTGTTTTGAATTTTGTTGGACTCTTGTTGACCAGATTTACCAAGTGTTAATGTTCAATTTTCAATTTACTGGAAACTTTAGACTTGCTGTTAGTGGATCAGAACATGCTGTTAGCAACTCTAAATTTACTCAAGGCCTTGGTATTAATGCATGTTTAACTGAATTTACTCAAGTCCTTTGTTTAACTGAATTTCCCTTTTGTTTACACACAGTTACAatagtttaactgaaatttaaccCTGCATCAGCACATTAAGCAAGCAACATCAGCAGATTAAGCAAGCGAGCAACATCAACAGATCAGCAAATTAAGCAAGCAAGCAACATCAGCATATCAGCAAATTAAGCAAGCAACACAAGTACTCCATCATCAGCAGTAGTTTCTTTAATAattttcagttaacaaccatcatgATTCTATTCACAATGATCAGCAGCATTTTCTGTATAATGAATGTACTCCATGAATTTTAAGTTAACAACTGAATTTACTCCATGATTGGCATTGTCATGATTCAGTTAACAGTAAACCATTTCACTAACTTTCAGGTAGCAGTATTCTGATGGACTACCTTCTTCAGAGTGCAGACGAGCACAACACGGCTTCACTTGGGTCAGCAACAGCAGCACAGGCAGAGGAAGATCAGGTTCGACGCAGATCAGGTTCGACGCAGAGGAACCCACGAGCAGAAGATCAGGTGCAACGCACAGGTTCAATTTCAACCCAGTTGTGCGCTTGGGTTCAGGTTCAGGTTCTCCCACAGTGCAGAAGATCAGCAGCAGCACCACGACAGAGGAGCAATAGCAGCAACACGCAGAGCTCCACCTGTGACAGGGGAGAAGCAGCTGCGCGGGCGCGCGGGCAAGCGAGAAGGAGCAGCACGGCGACACGCGGGAGCTCGAGGAGGACTCACAGGAGATAGAGGAGGACGAGCGTGAGCTCCTGGTCCATCGAATCGTGGAGGCTGGTTCCAACGACAGTCGTAGGGGATCGCAGCTGGAAGGATCGCGGCGGCGCATGCGCGGGAGCTCAAGAAGGAGACGCGGGAGCTCGAGGAGGATGCACGGGATCTCGAGGAGGACGAGCAGGAGCTCCTGGTCCACCGGATGGTGCTGGGAAGTTCTGGCGACGCCGCAGGTAATCGCAGCGGGAGGAGATCGCGGCGGCACAGGattgggcgacggcggcggcagcagATCACTTCCTGGTGGGCGACGAATCGCGCAGCTGGGCGGCCTCGGCCCTTGGCGACACGCGCACGACggcggaggaagaagacgatggcggAGGGACTTGTTTGAGATGGTTTTGAAACTGTGAGGTCTTTTTTGCAAAAGTACCAGTGAACTAGGCGTGCGACAtgtttttcgggacggagggagtacacaagtaCGTATGGTGGCTTTAGTATGTTCATCAGTTCATGCATGCACACTATGACACGCGTACTCCTATCATGCAGACACGTAGCAGGCCAGCACGGTCATTATCTTGGCAGAGGACCGGGACAGGAGGAGCAGCGTGAATCATGCTTGTGCTAGTAACACGAGGGTAGTGCTATCCGGCCACTCGATCGCTGTCTAGGTAACGGTGGCCACACATTTCTACTGCTTACGTGCTAATTTGATTGCCATCCTTAAGCAAGCGTTAACTATATCTGATGGGGCCGTATCTAATGATGGCCACGAAGTACAGTCTCTGGAACCATCCCTACGGCAGGATTATGTACGGTGGGACTGGATGTAATAGTAACCACAAATCATGCCATGCATTAGGAATTAAGTATTTTTTTTCTCTTAGGAAGGAAGGAACGTGCATGTTGTAGTATTTGATTTGGCCATGCCATCGATGCGAGCAAGGTAGGAGGGCTAGCTGTGCATACGCACAGTTTGAACGTTCAGGCTGATGCTGATGTCACATGTCATCGTTTGATGTCGAAATAAACTATAGAAAGTTGTGCATCTCATGGCAATTCAGAAAATTTAATGGTTTAACTAAACAAAGATAAATTGGCATGTCCATGGAAAATGGAGTGCCCTTTTGTTCATTTATATTTATACGTTATGGGCACTAGAAGCTTAGGGCACGCTTCGTGGCGCCGTGGAGGCTTTTAGGGTCTCGCAACTCGCTTTTCGCTGTTTATTTTTGTCATTGTGGTTATCTCGCTGGAATATGTTCTCATGATGGCCTACTAACAATTATAATTAAGTTTGTTGGTGTTGGCGCAGTATGCCAAAGTCAATAAATGTATATTTTTGCGAGGTTAATGTGATTATAACAGTGAAATTTAATTTAATTTATGTTTCACATATGAAGGTTTCTCGTGTATTTGATATTCTATACAATCATTTTTAGGAATCACCATAGTGGTGGCTTGTTTGGCGGAGAGTCCATGGATTTGAAATTTTAGACAAGTTGCATAGAGAAAGTCTGTTGACGGAGGGATAGAGAAGGTGAGTGATTTGTTGGGAAGAATTAATACTATCTTGAACACACGAATAACTAGCATTATCGAAAGATATTTGTGCCCTCTAAAAAGATATTTGTACACTTGCCGAAATTGTTGCTACAGGACCCTTTGTATTAGCAACTAATGTACACGACTATATCAGCCTAGCTGTCCCTTGCTCCACCGATGAGTTCGCCCGTGTATTTGTCATTTGAACTGCGCCACCATTTGCCTCGTCAATTGGTGAACTACTTGCGTCTGTAGTAATTTTATTTGGGGTTCTTGTGCCTCTCCTAGCCTTTTCAGCCCAGTTGACAAGGCCTTCGGTCACATTGTCATCAAATATAGTCTTCTTGAAAGAATTCCCCATCTATACCAATGATGAGACGAAATTAGAATACAATGATAGATAAGAATATTTGTTTGATCATGACAATAAAGCCATTAAAATTGTATCAATTTGTGAAAACAAGCTTTGTATTCATCAAGAATGGATACTCATAGGTATAGTTCAAGTTGAAAATCATTATATCACAACAAAACTACAATTTTATCCACTTTATTAATTGAACTCACATGGGAGACAACGGCGTATAGTGGTAGGGTGCTGTAACCACAAAGAACTTGGCAGATTACACTGAAAGAAGTAAAAAGTAATGAGTATGTTTTTAAGATGTCTCAATAAGTTGTTGATGCCATTGTGATTTCTGTTGTACCTTATGACAACTCGAGTAATAACATATGCTGGTTTCCCCATGATGCATGATTTAAAACCATATGTTACCTGCAACATTGATAAATGCAAGGGTTAATCCTACTTGTATTCATTAGATTCCTATTTGAAACTATCAAATCCATAACTTATATTCTATGTAATTTCACGATTCTTATCGTACTCTCCAATACTTCATGTTAAATTAGGTTGTGGGTACAGCAAGCTTACTTATTGTTCTTACCAAGAGCCAGAAGAAAAATGCAATTTCAAATGCATTTTGAAATAGGACGATGTGGATCAACAGAAGGACTAATTTAGGCCGATGGAACCAAAAGAAGTTATCTGAAGGAGAAACTACTAAATCCCCTCGAATAGCCGTATCCTTCTGGGCAACCTCATAAGCCAATTCCGTTATTATGTGCTCCATCTTACTTCCTACCACAAGTAACATCTGCCAAACACAAATACAATAAGTTGATGTCACGAGTCTGCCCTTTTTTGGATCATGCTTAGTTTGAAAGATCATTGTAGAAGTCATATGAAGGCATATAATTAGTATTTAGTCCTTAAAACATGCATACATGTAGTAGAAATTTCTTTTATGTGTTTTTGTATAGATAGTAACTCATGTTTACTTACAATGAATGGAACCAAGGTAATCCAAATGTAGACATACCACCCTACAATAACGGTACGACAAGAGTCGGGTTACTTTTCACATAAAAAATTGTCTAGTGAGGGTTagccaaaataaaataagtaaataaataaatatatttttgtgACAATTTAACAAAACAAGAGTTATACAAGTGGATCAAAACTTGTGACCTCTAGTGATACATACCTTCAACATTCAATAGTAGGAATATCATCAGCATGGCCCAAAGGTACCAACTACATAAGCATAACATGGACATCAATTTGCTATTTTCTCTATAGGTAATTGATCTATACATAGCATATGCTTTAGAAAAAAATTGGGTAATGCATTTTGTAATAGTAGCATTGAGCACTTACCTAATACCAACAACTTTCTTAAAATCAACCTCCAAAGCTCTGATCATGTAACTATAAAAGTTGAATTTTGGTGTCCCCTTACAATGTTTCTGTGAAAAGGAATGAAGCATGTATATATATAAGTTTCCTCCACTAATAGTGTATACCCGAAAACATACACGTGACTTCTATATATCGATTAAAATGTAGGTTGATTACCATGATGAAACCAAGTCTCATTGTTGTGTAGTCCTCCTCAGTGACGGATCCATAAAATTGTTTGAAGAAGGAACGCTAAAAAGACGATGACTTATCTTATAGCCCAATTGCAAAATAGAGAAATAAGGCAATATATATGTTTTGATCCTTATAAAA
This window harbors:
- the LOC119353113 gene encoding MLO-like protein 1 — protein: MAGGGGKAKPLEFTPTWIVALVCSVMIIISLLFERLLHRLGKRLIRSRKKPMYEALLKVKEELMLLGFISLLLTVFQGPIGKLCVSPSAMLHLQPCKPPLHETDHLGGAVFTGVLGGGRRLLVGGASSDDEYCLKKDKVPLLSSEAIHQLHIFIFVLAVTHFLLSAITVLLGIAQTRNWRHWETKIQESDDGAPQMIKHIREFKFIQDHFKGHRKRSRIFGWMRSFFKQFYGSVTEEDYTTMRLGFIMKHCKGTPKFNFYSYMIRALEVDFKKVVGISWYLWAMLMIFLLLNVEGWYVYIWITLVPFIMLLVVGSKMEHIITELAYEVAQKDTAIRGDLVVSPSDNFFWFHRPKLVLLLIHIVLFQNAFEIAFFFWLLVTYGFKSCIMGKPAYVITRVVISVICQVLCGYSTLPLYAVVSHMGNSFKKTIFDDNVTEGLVNWAEKARRGTRTPNKITTDASSSPIDEANGGAVQMTNTRANSSVEQGTARLI